Below is a genomic region from Cellulomonas sp. P24.
GAGGAGATCTCTCAGCTCCTCTACCATCTGCAGGTGCTGATGCTCGCGCGCGGTCTCACGCTCGACGACGTGTACACGCACCTCTGACCTGTTGGCTCCCTGCGGGGTCGCGCCCGACTCCCGCCCGTCCTGAACCCGAGGGCCCCGTGCTGAGAATTGCCGTCCCGAACAAGGGCTCCCTGTCGGAGCCGGCCAGCGAGATGCTCCGAGAGGCGGGGTACCGCCAGCGGCGGGACTCCCGCGAGCTCGTCCTCGCCGACCCGGCCAACGACGTCGAGTTCTTCTTCCTGCGTCCGCGTGACATCGCGCTGTACGTGGGCGCGGGCACCGTCGACGCCGGGATCACCGGCCGCGACCTGCTGCTCGACTCCGGCGCTGCTGCGGAGGAGCACCTGGAGCTCGGCTTCGCGCGCTCGACGTTCCGGTTCGCCGCGCCGGCAGGTGAGATGTCGGAGATCGCCCAGATCTCCGGCAAGCGCGTCGCGACGTCCTACCCGGTTCTCGTCGCCGATCACCTGAGCCGGCGCGGGATCCCGATCGCCGGCGTCGTGCGGCTGGACGGCGCGGTCGAGACGGCCGTCAAGCTCGGTGTCGCGGACGTGATCGCGGACGTCGTCGAGACCGGTACGACGCTCCGTGCGGCCGGCCTCGAGATCTTCGGCGAGCCGATCCTCCGCTCGGAGGCGGTGCTCGTCCGTCGCTCCGACCGCGCGGTGCCCGCGGGCCTCGAGGTGCTCACGCGCCGGCTCCAGGGTGTGCTCACCGCACGGCAGTACGTGCTGATGGACTACGACATCCCGTTGACGAAGGTCGAGGCCGCCGTCGCGATCACCCCAGGTCTCGAGTCCCCGACCGTGTCACCCCTGCACGACCGCGACTGGGCCGCGGTCCGGGCCATGGTCCGCCGTGACGAGACGAACGCGGTGATGGATGCGCTGTACGACGTGGGAGCTCGCGCGATCCTGGTGACGTCCATCCACGCGTGCCGGTTGTGACCGTGCCGCGCGGCGACAGATCGGGTTCCGGGTCGCAGGACTCCCTGCACGCCCCGTTCCGGCCTCGTCTCGCGCGTGCGGTCTCGTTGTCGTTCGCAGTCGCAGTGGTGGTCCTCACCCCCGTCCTTGCGATCGCCCTCCCGACCGACGGGTCGAACGCGTTCGCCCTGCCGGACCGCCTCGGCATCCTCGCGGTCGGAGCGGCGATCGTCGCGTTCCTGTGGCGGCAGGCCTCGGTCAGCGCCGTGCCGGATGCGGATGGCCTGACGGTGCGGAACCTCGTGTTCACGCGGCGGCTCGCCTGGGCGGAGATCGTGTCGGTCCGGTTCGGGTCAGGGCGTCCGTGGGTGCAGCTCGACCTCGCGGACGGCGACACGCTCGCCGTCATGGGTGTGCAGGAGTCCGACGGCGCGCGCGCCGTCGACGAGTCACGGCGCCTCGCGACGCTCGTCGCGCTGCACACGCACGTCGAGCGCGACAGCTGACGCGGCGCCGTTCAGCGGACGGCGACCGCCTCCGCGTGGACCCCGGCCACTGCGGCGGCGAGGAACGCGGCCGGGTCGTCGTCGAGACCACGGCCCATGGTCGACAGCGGGATCGGGGTGCCGGCAAGGGCGTCGCGCAGATCCGAGCCCGCGGCCACCCGGACGAGGCGGTGCCGTCCGGCGGGTGCGCCGAGCTCAGCGGCCTGAACGGTGATCCTGTCGCCGAGGGCAGCGAGCGGGGACTCGGCGGGGAACACCGGGACGACGACGTCGGCAGACGCGAGGGCCACCTGCCCGTACGCCGTGAGCGAGTGGTGGGACACACCGTGATGACGAGGGCGCGCGTCGGCCCCCGAGACGCGGAGCGAAGCGATCGGGCGACCGTGCAGGGTGGCCGCGGCGTTGATCGCCTCGCCGGCCGACACTCCGGAGAACCCCCAGCGGGTGCCGGTGCCGAGATTGCCCGGACCTTGTGCGACGACGACCAGGTCCGCCTCGACCACGAGGCGCGCGGCGAGAAGCCCCATGTGGACGGTGACAGCCTCGAGATCACCGCCGAAGGCCTGACCGACGGTCACGCACGACGCGAGCCATCCGGCTGCGCGGAGCTCCGCCACGGTGCGGGAGAACCCGGCCGGCAGCGCGCCGCCGTCCGTCATGACGTACGCGACCCGAGGTGCGGGGCGACCGGACAGAGCGGCCGAGTGGCGCGCACCGGCGACGATCGCCGGGACGGCCGAGTGGAGGTCGGCCACGACGACCGGCATCCCCCCGAGGTCCTCCGCGTCGCGCAGCACGTCGTGGTGGTCGGACTCCTGGTCGTCGACGCCGAGCACCATCGTCTGGAGCGGGGTGTATCGCGCCTTGACGAGATGGCCCGGTGCAGGTGCCGGATCCGCGGGCAGGCGATCGGTGCGGGCGACGACGAGCGCGTAGCCGCCCGTCCCGAGCCCCCGGTCGAGCGCGGTCACGTTCATCAGGACGCGCGCACCGCGCTCCATCGGACCGACGAGATCGGGGTAGGCGAGGGCCCGCACGCACGCCGGACCGGGACCGGGTCGAGCAGCCGTTCCTCCGGCTGGGTCGGACGCTGTCCCTGGCGCGCCGTCCACCTCGACGACGAGCTCGAGGGCTCCGCGCCAGGCCGGTCCGAACGACACCACGGTCCCTGCGCGCCACGTGATCACGGCATCACGCTACCGGGCTACTACCGTGGTGCCGTGGCCGACCCGATCCCTCCAGCCGAACGGCTGCTCAACCTCGTCATCGCCCTGGTCAACACGGGGGAGTCGGATGTCGAAGGAGCAGATCCGCAGCACGGTCGCGGGATACGGTGACGCGACGTCGGACGACGCCTTCGAACGAATGTTCGAGAGGGACAAGGATGCGCTCCGCGACCTCGGCATCCCGATCGTGACGGTGACGGGACGAGGGCACGGCGACGACATCGGCTACCGGGTCGACCAGGACGCGTACGCCATGCCGCAGGTCGACCTCACGGCGGCGGAGCTCGGTGTGCTGTCGCTCGCGGCTCAGTTCTGGCAGGACCGTTCCCTCCGCACGGATGCGACGCGCGCCTTGACGAAGCTGCGCGCGGTCGGTTCGGGGCCCGAGGCGGGGGACCTCGTCGCCGGGCTCGCCCCACGTGTCCCTGCGGCCGGCGCGGCTCTCGGGCCGCTGCTGGACGCCGTGCACGCGCACCAGGCGGTCACCTTCAGCTATCGAGCGGCGAGCACCGGCGAGGTGCGCACGCGGGTGCTCGAACCCTGGCGGCTGCTCGTTCGCGAAGGCGGCTGGTACGTGGTCGGCTTCGACCGTGACCGGGCGGCGCCCCGGTCGTTCCGGCTCAGTCGGGTCGAGGGCGCGGTGAGAGCGACCGGGCCGGCTGGGTCGTTCGTGGTGCCGGCGGGGGTCGACCCTGCGACGGTGCTCGACTCGCGGCGCGCGGACACGTCGGCCGTCGCCCGCCTGGCGGTGCGTCCGGAACGGGCGAGCGCCCTGAGATCCCGTGCGGTGAGCGTCCCGGACGCTGACACGTCCGCTCCCGACGATCGGTCGGCCGCGACGCCGTCCGATCGCGACCTGATCCACGTGCCCTACACGTCGATCACGGCGTTCGTCGACGAGGTGGTGGGCTACGGCGACGCCGTCGTGGTGCTCGAGCCGCAAGAGCTCAGGCAGCAGGTCGTCGCGCGTCTGCAGACCGCGGCCGCCCTCGACCGGGGAGTGCGCGGCGCGGCCGCGAGCGGGGACATCGTCTCGGAGGCTGACCATGGCTGAGCGTGCACCCGACCGACTGGTCCGGCTGCTCGGGATGATCGCCTACCTCGAGCGTCACGGTGGGGTGCCTGTCGAGGAGCTGGCCGAGCAGTTCCAGGTGCCGCGTCGGCAGGTCATCGACGACATCGACACGCTGTGGCTCACGGGAACCCCCGGGTACTGGCCGCACGACCTGATCGACTTCGACGCCGCCGCGCTCGAGCAGGGCGTCGTGCGGGTCACGCAGAGCCGCGGGATGACCCGGCCGCTCCGCCTCGGGACGCGCGAGGCCATCGCCCTGGTGGCTGCGCTGCGCGCGATGCGCGAGTCGTTGGTCGCCGGTCTCGACGCGGATCGACTCGCCGTCCTCGAATCGGTCCTCACGAAGCTCACGGCGGCGACGGGCGAGGCGGCGACCGTGGTCGACGTCCGGCTCGCCACTGACGGCGTGCCTGCGGTCAACGCGGCCGTCGGTGCGGCGCTCCAGTCCGGTCGACGGCTCCGGTTGCGCTACGTGACCTCGGCTGACGTCGTGGGGGAGCGCGAGGTCGACCCGATTCGGCTCGTCACGGGTGAGCGGCGCACCTACCTGGTCGCCTGGTGCTGGCGGGCCCGGGCGGAGCGCCTGTTCCGGATGGACCGGGTGCTGTCGGCGGAGATGCTCGACGTGCCGGTCGTCGACCACCCGAGGTCCGACCACGAGGACGCGTTCCACCCGGACCAGGACGCCGAGCTGGTCACGCTCGAGCTCGAGAGCAGGGCGCGGTGGGTGGCCGAGACCGTGCCGGTCGAGAGCGTCCGGAACCGCCCCGACGGGTCGTTCGAGGTGGACCTGAGGGTCGTCGACCCGTCCTGGCTCCGGCACCTTCTGCTGCAGATCGCGGGCGACGTCCGCTCGGTGCGGCCGGCGACTGTCGCTGCCGAGGTGGCGCAGGTCGCGAGAGACGCGCTGAGCGCGTACGCGGCGACGCCGGTCGACCGGGCCTCGAGCTGAGCCTGGACGGATACGCTGACGTCCATGCTGTGGTTCACCGTCTGGACGGGGCTCGTGCTCGGGACGCTGGTGGGCGCGTTCTTCCTGGCGCGTGACCTGTGGCGCAAGGCGCGTGCGCTGGCCGAGGAGCTCGGGCGTGCGGCCGAGGTGTTCGGCGAGCTGTCCGTGCAGGCGACCGCACTCGCAGAGGCCGCGGAGGCGCTCGAGGCGGCTCGTGCGGCGCGCGACCCGTTCGCGGACCCGGTGGTGGCCCGGCGGGCACGCGCCGAGGTCCGCCACCGCACCGAGCAGCGCCGGGCCGGCCGCGAGGAGCGGCGGCAGGCCACGGCAGAGAGCTGGCGACGCTTCACGCACTGACGTCCACCGGTCGGTGAGCAGCACCGTCCGCGCCGGGGGCGCTGTGCGGTCGGTGGCCTAGCATGAACCGCACGACAGGTTCCTACGGAGGGGTCCGATGTTCCGCAACGGTCTGCAGCTCAGCCATGTGATCGTGGTGCTGATCATCGTGGTGCTCCTGTTCGGTGCCAGGCGGCTCCCCGACGCGGCGAAGAGCATCGGTCAGTCACTGAAGATCTTCAAGAACGAGATCAAGGACCTCAAGGCCGACGACACCGCGCCCGTGCCGCCGTCGGCGCCGGCACCCGCCGAGCAGCCGTCACCTTCTCCGGCTGCACCACCGGACTCGTCGCCCGCTGGTGCGGAGCCGCCCACGACGCCACCGGTGTCCCCGGGCCCCGATCAGGCGCCGCCCCCCGGCTCCGCACCCCAGGCCTGATCCTCGATGGCCCCAGGTCCGGACCGCTCCTCGACGGGCGGTCGAATGCCGTTGCGCGCTCACCTGATCGAGCTGCGCAAACGACTGGTCCTCGCCGTGATCGGCCTCGTGGTCGGTGGAGTGATCGGGTGGATCCTCTACGACCCGGTGTTCGGTGCGTTGCAGGAGCCGCTCCTCAAGGCGGGGGCGGCACGCCACGGCGTGGTCGCCCTGAACTTCTCCGGCGTCGCGACGTCGTTCGACATGAAGATCAAGGTGTCGCTGTTCCTCGGGGTGCTCGTGACCAGCCCGTGGTGGATCTACCAGCTCTGGGCCTTCATCACGCCCGGGCTGACCCGTAAGGAACGCCTGTACGCCGTGGGCTTCCTGTCCGCCTCTGTCCCGTTGTTCCTGGTGGGCTCGTATCTCGCGTGGTGGGCGCTGCCGAACGCCGTCGCCCTGCTGACCGAGTTCACGCCGAAGAACGCCGTCAACTACATCGACGCGCAGACGTACCTGAGCTTCGTCATGCGCCTGATCCTCGCGTTCGGGCTGGCCTTCCTGCTTCCGGTCGTGATGGTGGCCGTGAACTTCGCGGGCCTCGTGCAGGCCCGGACCTGGGCCAAGGGCTGGCGCTGGGCGGTGATGGCGGCGTTCGTCTTCTCGGCCGTGATGACCCCGACGCCTGATGCCGTGACGATGATCGTGCTGGCCCTCCCGATCTGCTTCCTCTACTTCGCAGCGGTGGGCATCGGCATGCTGCATGACCGTCGCGTGGACCGCGATCGACTCGCGCAGGGCCTGCCGCGTCTCGACGGGACCTACCCAGAGGATGCGGACACCACGCCACCGGGGGAGTCCACACGCTCGGCTGAGAGCGGTCGGTGAGCCGGCTCGGCGTCGTCGTCAACCCGACCGCCGGACGGGGTCGAGGGACAGGGCTCGGCTCGCACGCGACGAGTCTGCTGCGGTCGCGCGGGCACGACGTGATCGATCTGTCCGCCGGGACGATCGCCGAGGCGACCCGCAACGCGCGCCGCGAGATCCTCGCCGGGGTCGATGCCCTCGTCGTCGTCGGCGGAGACGGGATGGTCCACCTGGGCGCCAACGTCGTCGCCGGAACCGCGCTCCCGCTCGGCATCGTCGCTGGGGGGACCGGGAACGACATCGCACGGTCCCTCGGGCTCCCACGACACGAGGTGCGTGCCTCGGTGCAGGCCATCGAGCACGGTCTCGTGCACGGGGCCCGTCCGATCGACGCTGTGCACGTGAGTACCCCCGAGGGGGACGGCGTCGAGTGGTATCTCGGCGCGCTCTCGTGCGGGGTCGACGCTGCCGTGAACGCGAGGGCGAACGAGCTCACGTGGCCGCAGGGCGGTGGGCGCTACGTGCGGGCTCTCGGGTCGGTCCTGAGGTCGCTCCGGCCGTACGGCTTCCGGGTCACGCACGACGCGGGGGTGTGGGAATCGGCCGGCACCGTCGTCGCGGTCGCGAACGCCCCGCTCTTCGGTGGGGGGATGCGGATCGCTCCGGACGCGTCGATGGACGACGGGTTGATCGACGTGGTGGTCGCCGGGCCGCTCTCGCGGTCGGGTGTCGTACGTGTCTTCCCACGGATCTACAGCGGTCGGCACGTGGAGCACCCGGCGGTCCAGGTGTTCCGGACACGATCCGTCCTGATCGAGCCCACCGGGCTCGGGGCCGCACCGCCTCTGGCGTTCGCCGACGGCGAGCCGGTCGCGATGCTGCCGCTGCGGGCCGACGTGCGCGCCGGAGCCGTGCACGTGCTGGCCTGAGGGATCCGTCCCGGCGATCGGACGCCGTGCCGCGT
It encodes:
- a CDS encoding diacylglycerol kinase family protein — encoded protein: MSRLGVVVNPTAGRGRGTGLGSHATSLLRSRGHDVIDLSAGTIAEATRNARREILAGVDALVVVGGDGMVHLGANVVAGTALPLGIVAGGTGNDIARSLGLPRHEVRASVQAIEHGLVHGARPIDAVHVSTPEGDGVEWYLGALSCGVDAAVNARANELTWPQGGGRYVRALGSVLRSLRPYGFRVTHDAGVWESAGTVVAVANAPLFGGGMRIAPDASMDDGLIDVVVAGPLSRSGVVRVFPRIYSGRHVEHPAVQVFRTRSVLIEPTGLGAAPPLAFADGEPVAMLPLRADVRAGAVHVLA
- a CDS encoding PH domain-containing protein, which encodes MVLTPVLAIALPTDGSNAFALPDRLGILAVGAAIVAFLWRQASVSAVPDADGLTVRNLVFTRRLAWAEIVSVRFGSGRPWVQLDLADGDTLAVMGVQESDGARAVDESRRLATLVALHTHVERDS
- the tatC gene encoding twin-arginine translocase subunit TatC; its protein translation is MPLRAHLIELRKRLVLAVIGLVVGGVIGWILYDPVFGALQEPLLKAGAARHGVVALNFSGVATSFDMKIKVSLFLGVLVTSPWWIYQLWAFITPGLTRKERLYAVGFLSASVPLFLVGSYLAWWALPNAVALLTEFTPKNAVNYIDAQTYLSFVMRLILAFGLAFLLPVVMVAVNFAGLVQARTWAKGWRWAVMAAFVFSAVMTPTPDAVTMIVLALPICFLYFAAVGIGMLHDRRVDRDRLAQGLPRLDGTYPEDADTTPPGESTRSAESGR
- a CDS encoding YafY family protein; protein product: MAERAPDRLVRLLGMIAYLERHGGVPVEELAEQFQVPRRQVIDDIDTLWLTGTPGYWPHDLIDFDAAALEQGVVRVTQSRGMTRPLRLGTREAIALVAALRAMRESLVAGLDADRLAVLESVLTKLTAATGEAATVVDVRLATDGVPAVNAAVGAALQSGRRLRLRYVTSADVVGEREVDPIRLVTGERRTYLVAWCWRARAERLFRMDRVLSAEMLDVPVVDHPRSDHEDAFHPDQDAELVTLELESRARWVAETVPVESVRNRPDGSFEVDLRVVDPSWLRHLLLQIAGDVRSVRPATVAAEVAQVARDALSAYAATPVDRASS
- a CDS encoding YafY family protein → MSKEQIRSTVAGYGDATSDDAFERMFERDKDALRDLGIPIVTVTGRGHGDDIGYRVDQDAYAMPQVDLTAAELGVLSLAAQFWQDRSLRTDATRALTKLRAVGSGPEAGDLVAGLAPRVPAAGAALGPLLDAVHAHQAVTFSYRAASTGEVRTRVLEPWRLLVREGGWYVVGFDRDRAAPRSFRLSRVEGAVRATGPAGSFVVPAGVDPATVLDSRRADTSAVARLAVRPERASALRSRAVSVPDADTSAPDDRSAATPSDRDLIHVPYTSITAFVDEVVGYGDAVVVLEPQELRQQVVARLQTAAALDRGVRGAAASGDIVSEADHG
- the tatA gene encoding Sec-independent protein translocase subunit TatA, encoding MFRNGLQLSHVIVVLIIVVLLFGARRLPDAAKSIGQSLKIFKNEIKDLKADDTAPVPPSAPAPAEQPSPSPAAPPDSSPAGAEPPTTPPVSPGPDQAPPPGSAPQA
- the hisG gene encoding ATP phosphoribosyltransferase; this encodes MLRIAVPNKGSLSEPASEMLREAGYRQRRDSRELVLADPANDVEFFFLRPRDIALYVGAGTVDAGITGRDLLLDSGAAAEEHLELGFARSTFRFAAPAGEMSEIAQISGKRVATSYPVLVADHLSRRGIPIAGVVRLDGAVETAVKLGVADVIADVVETGTTLRAAGLEIFGEPILRSEAVLVRRSDRAVPAGLEVLTRRLQGVLTARQYVLMDYDIPLTKVEAAVAITPGLESPTVSPLHDRDWAAVRAMVRRDETNAVMDALYDVGARAILVTSIHACRL
- a CDS encoding DUF3866 family protein is translated as MITWRAGTVVSFGPAWRGALELVVEVDGAPGTASDPAGGTAARPGPGPACVRALAYPDLVGPMERGARVLMNVTALDRGLGTGGYALVVARTDRLPADPAPAPGHLVKARYTPLQTMVLGVDDQESDHHDVLRDAEDLGGMPVVVADLHSAVPAIVAGARHSAALSGRPAPRVAYVMTDGGALPAGFSRTVAELRAAGWLASCVTVGQAFGGDLEAVTVHMGLLAARLVVEADLVVVAQGPGNLGTGTRWGFSGVSAGEAINAAATLHGRPIASLRVSGADARPRHHGVSHHSLTAYGQVALASADVVVPVFPAESPLAALGDRITVQAAELGAPAGRHRLVRVAAGSDLRDALAGTPIPLSTMGRGLDDDPAAFLAAAVAGVHAEAVAVR